The DNA sequence TTTCCTAAAACTCGTTAAAGCCTTAACAAAGAGTTTTCTCATTGCCACTTTCATCTCCTTATTTCTAAATGTATAGATGACAGGATTCATAAAAGGAGTAATAATGGCATCAAAGATAGCTAAAAATTTATCTATGGGTAAGGTAGGGAATGGCCACACATAAACTATGATGCAAGGACCAAAGAAAAAAACCACCACGGTAATGTGAGCTGAGAGAGTGGAGAGGGCCTTGGAGGAACCTCCTGAGGAGTGTTTACGAACCGTGACCAGGATGGAAATATAAGACACAATCAAGATGAAGAAGGTACCCATGGAGATGAAACCACTGTTGGCAGTGACCAGAAACTCCAGTCTGTATGCATCTGTACATGCAAGTTTGATAAACCGGGGAAAATCACAGTAAAAGCTATCCATTTTGTTGCTTCCACAAAAGGGCAAGTTTACAACAAAAGCCAGTTGGACTACAGAGTGGATAAGTCCAATGGTCCAAGCCACAGTCAGAAGAGAAATGCACATTCTTAGGCTCATGAGGGTCAGGTAATGGAGGGGCTTGCAGATAGCCACGTATCGGTCATAGGCCATGACAATGAGCAGCACCATCTCTGTCCCTCCCACAGTGTGAATGAAGAACATCTGTGTGATACACCCTTTCAAGGAGATGGCTTTATGCTTTCTGAACAGGTCATAAATCATCTTTGGAGTGGCGATGCTGGACACACCCGTATCAATGAAGGAGAGATTTGCCAGCAAGAAATACATTGGGGAGTGTAAGTGATGGTCTGAGATGATGGTGAGCACAATGAGAAGGTTTCCCAGCATACTTGCTACATAAAATATTGTGAAGAACACAAAAAGGAGAATCTGAAGCTCCCAAGAACTGGTGAGTCCCAGCAACACAAATTCAGACACCGCTGAGTAATTTCCTCCGTCCATCAACTTCATGTGCAAGGTT is a window from the Urocitellus parryii isolate mUroPar1 chromosome 6, mUroPar1.hap1, whole genome shotgun sequence genome containing:
- the LOC113183897 gene encoding olfactory receptor 4F3/4F16/4F29-like, whose product is MDGGNYSAVSEFVLLGLTSSWELQILLFVFFTIFYVASMLGNLLIVLTIISDHHLHSPMYFLLANLSFIDTGVSSIATPKMIYDLFRKHKAISLKGCITQMFFIHTVGGTEMVLLIVMAYDRYVAICKPLHYLTLMSLRMCISLLTVAWTIGLIHSVVQLAFVVNLPFCGSNKMDSFYCDFPRFIKLACTDAYRLEFLVTANSGFISMGTFFILIVSYISILVTVRKHSSGGSSKALSTLSAHITVVVFFFGPCIIVYVWPFPTLPIDKFLAIFDAIITPFMNPVIYTFRNKEMKVAMRKLFVKALTSFRKSSFMHSSGNSD